DNA sequence from the Acipenser ruthenus chromosome 8, fAciRut3.2 maternal haplotype, whole genome shotgun sequence genome:
caaatatgattttaaaaaattgttagaaaattaaaacatttaagaagGGTGTAGGCCTGAGTTGACATTATTAGCTGTATTGGATTTATATAGTATATCAAAAGcatgttttggggaaaaaaatgctgcccatgttagTTTTGGGAAGTGAAAACACATTCTAATCCAACAGATATACAGTGTGCTACAGCAAACTCTTTTTGGAAATGTAGTTTTACTCACTGGGTATAACAGACTGTTTACTAAATATTTTTAGGAGTCGGCTTCTTAGTTCCTTTGTTCTAAGGCAATATACAAAAGGATTCACAAGTGAGGGACCCAGTGTGGAGCCAATGATTAAACCATTGCGAGAGGAGAGTGTTAACACCAAGCCAATTCGTGTGATAATTATAAGCACAAATTTAGGAATAAAAAAGCAAGCAACCACAATCAAGTGACTGGAGCAAGtgctgaacattttttttctgtctgctGTAGAGGAGCTTTTTAGCACTGCTAAAATTATTTTCAAGTAGGAGAATGCAATAAGGACAAAGTTTCCAAATAATACAAACGAGGAAATAATGGAAGCTAAAAGGAAGTAATCATCAGGATTGACACATGCAACTCTTACCAAAGCAGCATATTCACAAAAACTGTATTTAAGGGTATTTGAGTGACAGTAAGGAAGTCTATTAACAATACCTGCCACCAAGCCTGAGCAAGTAAAACCTAACATCCATGCAATTATTGTCAAAACTAATATACGAGTCTTTGTAAGGATGCTGTGATATCTCAACGGATTAGAAATTGCAACTAAGCGATCATAAGCCATCAATGCAATGGCAAAGGGTTCCATAGTGCTCCCTAAATGAAATACAAGCAACTGGGCGACACAGGGTCCATATGGTACTCTTTTTATTTCACCTAGAAGGATATTCAACAAAACTATACTGACACTGCTGGTGTACAAAATGTCCACAGCTGCCAGAGTGCAAATGAAAAAGTACATTGGTGTGTGGAGACGTTGGTCTAgagcaataaaacaaatattggtCAAGCTACCTAATAAAATGAGAGAGTAAACTACCAAAATGACCGTCCCAACAGCTTTGGGGTGTTCAATGTCATCTAATCCTGTTATGATGAATTCTGTCATTCTATCTGCTGTTTCATTTTGAAGTGCCATCTTCCAGAATGTAATCCAGGGTATCTGAAAGAAAAAGGATACAAGTTACAATGGAtgatagtgttttattttaacttaCATTATCAACAGAGTAACTGCATAATAACTACTCTGCATAGTATCTTACTGCCTTTACATGCACCACTTAAGAGTATAGGACTCTGTGTTCCATTCTATAAGCACAATGTGCACTATGTTACAGGCATAACTACACAGAATCAGAATGCACATGCTAAGGTCACATTAGAATAATATTATGACTGCATTAAAAAAGTTGGACAatgcacaatagaaagaaaacaacaaaatacgGTGCTgtaatgctataaaaaaaataacagaaaaaatgtattacttattTAGCACGCAGTATTCAGAACACAATGCAATTGTAAAATACTATGTGAAGTAATTTCAATTTATATCAGCATATGTATTGTTCTTGTTACTGTTCATAAACACTGGAAAATGTCTCTatttgtctatttaaaaaaaagcctacATGTTTGTTGAAATCCAAGAAAACACTCTGCCGGAGACCTGAACTGAACCAGAATTTGGAACCCAAAGAAAATAATTGTCAGAGGGTTGTATTTATTGTGGACGAGCACACCCATGGGTCATACACAGTACGTGTGGGGCTTCAAGCTAATTCAGCACTATTTCTAGTACACTGGCTATGTTCCCCCTGGAAACATAGTTAACACTTTTGCTGATTTGCATTACAGCAGCTGTAGTACTTGAGTATCctgaatatgaaataaaatgtaaaaggcattAATGTGAGTGTGTTCTTTTTACTGAATTCAAAGCCCACAATTCCCCTGGAAGCTTGTTGACATTGTTATTGCAGGATACTGATTTTATACTGAGTAGGTTTCGTCAGAATATACTGATATGGAATCTTCAGCTGCAACTTTAGGACAGTGGGTTGGTCCGGTGTTGGATCTGATAATTGAATGGCTACAGTTGCATGATCCAGTACGCCACCTGCCCCTCTGGTTCCTGGAAAGTCAGCAACCACTGGAGTGTGGAGTGGTTGGTCCGGACGATGAAGGGCAGCCCACAGAGGTAGTGGCGAGCAGTTCTTGTCGCGTCACACAATTCTGGCGTTCCGCT
Encoded proteins:
- the LOC117972872 gene encoding olfactory receptor 10G4-like, whose amino-acid sequence is MALQNETADRMTEFIITGLDDIEHPKAVGTVILVVYSLILLGSLTNICFIALDQRLHTPMYFFICTLAAVDILYTSSVSIVLLNILLGEIKRVPYGPCVAQLLVFHLGSTMEPFAIALMAYDRLVAISNPLRYHSILTKTRILVLTIIAWMLGFTCSGLVAGIVNRLPYCHSNTLKYSFCEYAALVRVACVNPDDYFLLASIISSFVLFGNFVLIAFSYLKIILAVLKSSSTADRKKMFSTCSSHLIVVACFFIPKFVLIIITRIGLVLTLSSRNGLIIGSTLGPSLVNPFVYCLRTKELRSRLLKIFSKQSVIPSE